A region of the Polaribacter sp. L3A8 genome:
TTACCGGTTTTAGAATCCGTCGCTAATGAATTAGAATTCGTGTTTTAATTTAAAATTAAAGAATAGTCAATGTCTGCCGTAGCTATTATTTTGTTTTTATTACCAGAGTAAATCCCTAATAGAATTTTAAGTTCTTCTATCTCATAAGTATCAAAAACTAAAACTAAATTCTGATGAAAAGTGGGTACAGGTATTTTTCTTCTTTGTGTTGTACTAGAACTATAGTCTAACCAATAGTTAATGTCTATTTCTGCAACATACTCTTTAAATTTATTTAATTGCTCTTTATCAAACTGAAAAAAGATGTTATTGAAAACAAGGTTATAATTATTACAATCTTTACAAATTGATATTTCTCCGTTTTTAACGCTAGATATTATTTTAGATTTTTGACACATTTTTTTAATTTTTAGTAACAGTCAGTTTTTATTTGATTGTTTTCTTCAAATTTATGTAATGAAGATTGTAGGTGTTTTTTAGAGATTTCTTCTAATACTTTTGTAACTCCTTTTTGCATAGCAATAGAGCCACAAATCATAATTGTATTTCCGTTTTTTAAAGTATTGGCAATTAAAGTTGCTTGTTGCTCTAATATATCTTGAACATATATTTTCTCTTTTTCTTCTTGAGAATATGCCGCATAAAAAGAAGTAAGCCCTTTGTTTTCTATAGCAGTATTAATGTTATTTTTATATATGTTAAAGGATTCGCTGGTTCTTCCTCCCCAGAATAAATGAACTTTTGTTTTTGATTTTCCCCCATTAATCATTCCTAAAAAAGGAGCAATTCCGGTTCCGTTGGCAATTAAAACAACTTCTTTTGCTTTCTTTGAAAGGTGAAATGCTGCATTTTTTTGAATGCTAGCTACCATTCTATCAGCTGTATGTAAGCTATTAAAATAGGTAGAGCAAAGTCCGAATTCATGTTTCTTAATGCTTAACAGAATTGTATTATCAATTTTCGCAATAGAATACAAACGACTTCTCGTTTCGTTTTTTGGAGTAATAGAAAGTAAGTCTCCAGACTCGAAACTTGTTTTTTTATTCGGCTTTAATTGAATTAAAAAAGTATCATCAGTATTAATAGGTGTTTTATTTATTACCGTAAATTCTTGTTCCTTTTTGTTATTTGTTAAAAGACTTTCTGCAGTTATTGTAAGGCTTGTTTTGTAAAAAGAATTCAATTCTTCTAACCATTGATTAAAATCAGAAAAAGATTGATTGTTGATTTTAGAAACGGGTAAAATAGGAGTGAACTTGTTGTGCAATTGTAAATTAGCGTGTAGTAAAATTGCAAACTTACAATACTGTGTGTATTCTTTAGAACCAAAACCGACTACAGAGAAATTTAAGGTATTGTTTTGTGGTGTATTTTCAATTTTAGAAATAAATTTTTTCGCATTTATGGGTGCTTCTCCTTCGCCGTAAGTTGCTGTAAATATAATAAGGTTTGTGGCTTTTTTATAGCTTGTGTATTGGTTTAATTCTGATAAAAACACTGTTTTTTCAGAAGCTATTAAAGCTTTATAAAATGCCGTTGCAAAATTAAAAGTGCTTCCGGTTTCAGAACCAACTAGTATAATGTATTCAGCTTCATCTTTGTGAAACTTATTTTTTATGATTGTCGTTTTCTTTCTTCTTTGTAAGGTCATTACAAAACCAGAAAAAATAAAGAATAAAATAGCAAAACATGCTAATAATAAAACAATAGACCATAAAATAGAGCCTTTTCCTGTATGGAGTAATAAACTATAATAAGACCCAAAAGTTACGAGTGGTTGTTTTTTTAGGCTGATAATTTGCCC
Encoded here:
- a CDS encoding DUF6686 family protein codes for the protein MCQKSKIISSVKNGEISICKDCNNYNLVFNNIFFQFDKEQLNKFKEYVAEIDINYWLDYSSSTTQRRKIPVPTFHQNLVLVFDTYEIEELKILLGIYSGNKNKIIATADIDYSLILN
- a CDS encoding PepSY domain-containing protein, whose product is MTISIWRYSHLTLAISSALFIIIASVTGIILAFEPISDKLNSFDVVSTNQISIAETIAVLHQKYDEVITIEVDENNFVSANVILEDGKSATFYINPKTGEKIGEIIEKKPIYEFATNLHRSLFLKSTGRIIIGFVSFLLLLISVTGVILIAKRQGGISKFFSKIVKENFNQYYHIIIGRYTLIPIIIITVTGVYLSLEKFSLLPKDTSVHINIEQKKDTLTTNFDFFKSTKLDEVKKIEFPFSTDEEDYYYVKLTNKEVAVHQKTGQIISLKKQPLVTFGSYYSLLLHTGKGSILWSIVLLLACFAILFFIFSGFVMTLQRRKKTTIIKNKFHKDEAEYIILVGSETGSTFNFATAFYKALIASEKTVFLSELNQYTSYKKATNLIIFTATYGEGEAPINAKKFISKIENTPQNNTLNFSVVGFGSKEYTQYCKFAILLHANLQLHNKFTPILPVSKINNQSFSDFNQWLEELNSFYKTSLTITAESLLTNNKKEQEFTVINKTPINTDDTFLIQLKPNKKTSFESGDLLSITPKNETRSRLYSIAKIDNTILLSIKKHEFGLCSTYFNSLHTADRMVASIQKNAAFHLSKKAKEVVLIANGTGIAPFLGMINGGKSKTKVHLFWGGRTSESFNIYKNNINTAIENKGLTSFYAAYSQEEKEKIYVQDILEQQATLIANTLKNGNTIMICGSIAMQKGVTKVLEEISKKHLQSSLHKFEENNQIKTDCY